Part of the Aquimarina sp. MAR_2010_214 genome is shown below.
AAGTTGTAATTTGTTTTTGTTCAGATACTTAGTGCCATCGAGATTTAATGAGGCTTCTGTATTTGTTTTTGTATCTAAGATTATTTTCTCTCCAGAGATCGATCCATCACCACTATGATTAAGATCAGTCATAGCCAATAGAGTTTTACTCACATCATCTCTAAATAGAATTTTACTGTCATTTATTTCATAATGATCCAAAGCAAAGGTGAAAGCACCACTTTCTTCTTCCGGTTGAGTTTCTGCAACATCTTCCTGTTTTCTAACGATATCAACATTAGAATTTCCTAATGAATCTGTTTTGATTGCAATATTGGCTTCATCAATTACTATTTTTTGAACACTAATAGGTTCTGAAGCGTTTTTAAATAACTCTTTGATAGACATATCCAGAGCGATTTTTTTAGAATATGCAAGAGTATCTCCCTCAAAAGGGGCGTAATTGATAATTGAAAGTTCATCGATAACCACAGATGCCTGAGGGAAACTCCTGATGAGACTGATATCCAAATTTGCAAAGTCTACTTTTGCATGCACATGCTCATTCACCAGATAGCGTACCTTATCCTGGATAGTTCCTTTAAATAAAAAAGGAATTGAGATGATACCTATAATAAGGAGTAGTAAAAAAATACCAAGAATTTTGAGGACTTTTTTCATGATAAAAATAACTTTGAGATAAAGTAACGATTTACAAAGATACGATCTTACTTTTTTTAAGTTAACTATTTGTTAGATTTTAAATTTCCAGAGCTAATTCACCACCCTGTTTTAGCTTAAATCGTTTTCTTATAACATAGACGCACAGGTATAAAATTGGGGTGTCTAGTGCGGCGACCAATATTTTAAACAAAAAGCCATTAAGTAATAATATTCCAAAACGATCCCATTCTATGATGCCAGTAGAGCATAGTAATAAAAGAACTGTTAGTGTGTCTACAAACTGAGAGGAAAAAGTAGAAAAATTATTTCGCAACCACAGGTGTTTTCCTTTAGTGACACGTTTCCAAAAATGAAAAATCTGGATATCGATATATTGCGCAAAGAGATAAGCCATCATTGATGCAAATACAGCAATTACTGTAGCACCAAAAACCTGATTAAATATTTCATCATTTATAGGAGACCAGGCTGTAGCAGGAACCGAAGATGAAGCATATACAATGAGTAATGAAAAAAAAGATGCAAAAATACCAGCAGTAACAATTTGATTGGCTTTCTTCTTACCAAATACTTCACTAATAATATCTGTGATCAAAAAAGTAATAGGGTATGGTAGAATCCCTACAGAAATTTCAAAAGTATATACTCCAAAAAAATCCCAATAAAAGAATTTTTGAAAAATAAGATTAGATACTACTAATGATGAAATGAAAAGCGCACCAAGTATCAGGTATATTCGATAGGCTACACGTTTGTTTTTTAAATTCAGAGGAGTTTCTGTCAAAATAAAAGAATAGTTAACAATAGTTCGCACAAAAATAAGGCGAAGTGATTTTGTTTTGTTTAATTTGCCCTAAAAATAAGGAGTTCTGGTCAGAATATAAAAAAACTAATATTGAAAACATCCCGTTTGTTACATATTTCATTAGGAAGTAATATAGGAAATCGCATGGATTTTCTACAGAATGCTGTTAATGAAATATATGAAACAATAGGAGATGTAGTTTCAATTTCTAGAGTATATCAAACTCCGGCCTGGGGATTTAATAGTGATGATTTTTATAATGCTTGTATTACAACACGTACTTTTCTTTCTGAAACTGAAGTGTTGACGATTTTGTTAGGAATCGAAAATTCTCTGGGTAGAAATAGAACAGGTGGAAAAGGGTATGAGGCAAGAACGATTGACCTAGATATTATTTTCTCTTCGGAAGGAAATATAGAAACCAAAGAATTGATAATTCCACACCCAGCAATGCAGGATCGAAAATTTGTGTTAGAACCACTTGCAGAGATTGCAGGAGGTGTGGTGCATTCAAAATTAAAGCAAACCGTAAAGCAATTATTAGACAATACTTCTGATGATTCAAAAGTGACTTTGGTTGGTGAGAAAATAATTAATCCAAAAGAAAAGTATGCCTTGTCTCGCTTTCAATTC
Proteins encoded:
- a CDS encoding queuosine precursor transporter; its protein translation is MTETPLNLKNKRVAYRIYLILGALFISSLVVSNLIFQKFFYWDFFGVYTFEISVGILPYPITFLITDIISEVFGKKKANQIVTAGIFASFFSLLIVYASSSVPATAWSPINDEIFNQVFGATVIAVFASMMAYLFAQYIDIQIFHFWKRVTKGKHLWLRNNFSTFSSQFVDTLTVLLLLCSTGIIEWDRFGILLLNGFLFKILVAALDTPILYLCVYVIRKRFKLKQGGELALEI